A stretch of DNA from Nitrospirota bacterium:
GTGGATCCGGGCATGACAATGAGCAGGTTGCTTCCCATGCTCGATATCTGCTCAGCGATCTGCCTGCTCGCGCCCGTGCCGACTGCGACCATGGCGATCACCGCAGCGACGCCGATGACGATTCCGAGCATGGTGAGCGCCGAGCGCATCTTGTTCACGCGGAGCGCACGGAATGAGATCTTGAGCGTGGAAGGGATATTGATCATGGCACTGACAATGCCGGCATCAAGGCGGGAACAAGACCGGTCTTCCGCGGGAACCCATCCCACGCACGCGCCGGCATCCTGCTGCTGTGAATCGGGCGCAAGAACTATGATGAGACCAGCTCCGCGTGCCGGTTACCCCGGAGAAGCAGGCGGGAGTACCCGCTTCAATGCCGCCTTGCTCTGTATCCGGCATACATCAGGGAGCGGCACACTCTATTTTCTGTCCTTGAACTGTGCAACCATTCCCTTGCAGGCCGGCGACAGCTCATTCTCATGCTGCTTCAAACACTTCGCAATGCCGCCCTTGCCTGGCTGCACGTCCTTGCAGAATTGCTGGACATCACCGGTGCAGGCGTCCCGGAATTCCGTTCTTCGCTCTTTCGCAACAGCAATCCTCTCTTTACAGGAAGGAGACAACTCATTTTCGTGTTCTTTCAGACATCGTGCGATTCCGCCCTTGCCCGGCTGTACGTCCTTGCACAACCTGGCGATGTCATCCGCGCACGGCCTTGATTCGCCAAAGGCCATAGGAAGCGCGGATAACGATAATCCGAGCACAACGATCGTTCCCAAAACCCACACAATCTTCATGTTCCGAGGCTGATTTCGTGCATCCATTGTTCTCTCCTTCTTGTACGGGTATTTTTTGCATATAATGGGACACCGAGAGAGGAATAAGGTTGAATGGAATCTGCCAGCGTCCGGTCCGGCAGCATGCATGTCGTTTTGCGAAGACTCTCCACCGGGAAGGGCGTTCGCTGTTCATCAGAGCCGTGCGATGCGAAACAGAAGATCGATCGCGTGTGGTCTGGACCGCAAACGGT
This window harbors:
- a CDS encoding cysteine rich repeat-containing protein translates to MDARNQPRNMKIVWVLGTIVVLGLSLSALPMAFGESRPCADDIARLCKDVQPGKGGIARCLKEHENELSPSCKERIAVAKERRTEFRDACTGDVQQFCKDVQPGKGGIAKCLKQHENELSPACKGMVAQFKDRK